In a single window of the Elaeis guineensis isolate ETL-2024a chromosome 6, EG11, whole genome shotgun sequence genome:
- the LOC105034153 gene encoding uncharacterized protein, with the protein METVGNNKRECSASDDEERPKRPREEEGDDRKVTDEEVEEFYAILRRIREASRGFAVRNGNRGGGGGGRGGAASWIPAFRLEDFEESGAVKVNGTETPTNEAETSGKREGGGRRWRRGREWRRTTGGASTRTRRRIPKAEAA; encoded by the coding sequence ATGGAAACAGTGGGGAACAATAAACGGGAATGTAGCGCCTCTGACGATGAGGAAAGGCCGAAGAGGCCAAGGGAGGAGGAAGGCGATGATCGAAAGGTGACGGATGAGGAGGTGGAGGAGTTCTACGCCATCCTCCGTCGGATTCGAGAAGCTTCCAGAGGTTTCGCCGTTAGAAACGGCAACCGAGGAGGTGGAGGTGGAGGACGAGGTGGTGCTGCTAGTTGGATACCGGCGTTTAGGTTGGAGGACTTCGAGGAGAGTGGCGCCGTTAAAGTTAACGGGACGGAGACACCGACGAACGAGGCGGAGACCAGTGGGAAGAGAGAAGGAGGTGGACGCAGGTGGCGGAGGGGGAGGGAGTGGCGGAGGACGACGGGAGGGGCCTCGACTCGAACGCGGAGGCGGATACCCAAGGCGGAGGCCGCTTAA